A window of Marinobacter salarius contains these coding sequences:
- a CDS encoding ABC transporter permease, with amino-acid sequence MENNAFYVALSLLLNLDASLFQIVALSLQVSLLAVLIAAVLGFPLGAAVALWRFPGRSVMIVVLNALMGLPPVVAGLAVYLLLSRAGPLGEWGFLFTPGAMVIAQVVLVLPILAALSRQKVEELLGEYREQFMSLGMSRSRMMPTLLWDARFALLTVLLAGFGRASAEVGAVMMVGGNIDGVTRVMTTAIVLETGKGNLPLALGLGIVLLTLVMLINAGAFLVGELTRRRIG; translated from the coding sequence GTGGAAAATAATGCGTTTTACGTAGCGCTGTCGCTACTGCTAAACCTCGACGCTTCGCTCTTTCAGATCGTAGCGCTTTCGCTGCAGGTGTCGCTTCTGGCGGTACTGATCGCGGCTGTGCTGGGGTTTCCCCTCGGGGCGGCGGTGGCACTGTGGCGCTTCCCCGGGCGCAGCGTCATGATTGTCGTGCTCAATGCCCTGATGGGATTGCCGCCGGTGGTGGCTGGGCTCGCCGTCTATTTACTGCTCTCGCGAGCCGGCCCGCTGGGTGAGTGGGGGTTCCTGTTTACACCCGGGGCCATGGTCATTGCCCAGGTGGTACTGGTGTTACCGATTCTGGCCGCGCTCTCGCGCCAGAAGGTGGAAGAGCTTCTGGGTGAATACCGCGAGCAGTTTATGTCACTGGGTATGTCCCGCTCACGCATGATGCCCACCCTGCTGTGGGATGCCCGTTTTGCGCTATTGACTGTTCTGCTCGCCGGCTTTGGCCGCGCCAGCGCCGAAGTGGGCGCGGTGATGATGGTGGGCGGCAATATTGATGGGGTCACGCGGGTCATGACCACCGCCATTGTGCTGGAAACCGGCAAGGGCAACCTGCCCTTGGCGCTGGGGCTGGGAATCGTGCTGCTGACGCTGGTCATGCTGA
- a CDS encoding helix-turn-helix transcriptional regulator, producing MTLPAYLTTAEAAEYLRLKERKVYDLVSQGVIPCVRVTGKLLFPRQRIDLWLMNHLEGDDAVSSPTPPVLAGSQDPLLEWAVKESGAELALLCQGSGDGVQRLIAGRAMLAGMHIWHADSRDYNDPVTLGLSGMRDLVLIRWAKRQQGLLLAADNPHRLARLEDIARPGIRLAHRQPDAGVSHLLQSLLARHRIDAEHLTWATHPSLSEDDLALAIRQGESDVGVGIEAAARRQGLAFISLQQEHFDLAMRRRHYFDPAMQRLLAFAGSERFVQRAEALGGYDITELGHVVYNA from the coding sequence ATGACGCTTCCCGCTTACCTCACCACGGCCGAAGCTGCCGAGTATCTGCGCCTGAAAGAGCGCAAAGTCTATGATCTGGTCAGCCAGGGCGTCATTCCCTGTGTGCGGGTGACCGGAAAGCTGTTGTTTCCACGCCAGCGTATTGATCTGTGGTTGATGAACCATCTTGAGGGCGACGACGCCGTCAGTTCGCCGACCCCGCCGGTCCTGGCAGGCAGCCAGGATCCATTGTTGGAGTGGGCGGTGAAAGAGAGCGGCGCCGAACTGGCGCTGCTGTGCCAGGGGAGTGGTGATGGCGTACAACGGTTGATCGCCGGTCGCGCAATGCTCGCGGGAATGCATATCTGGCATGCTGACAGCCGGGACTACAATGATCCTGTCACGTTGGGGCTGAGCGGCATGCGTGACCTGGTGCTGATTCGCTGGGCGAAGCGCCAGCAGGGGCTCCTGTTAGCCGCCGATAACCCTCACCGACTCGCCCGTTTGGAGGATATCGCTCGCCCGGGCATACGTCTCGCGCATCGCCAGCCTGATGCCGGCGTTAGCCATTTACTGCAGAGCTTGCTTGCTCGACACCGCATAGATGCCGAACACCTCACGTGGGCAACACATCCGTCGCTTAGCGAAGACGATCTCGCCTTGGCCATTCGACAGGGCGAATCGGATGTTGGCGTGGGAATCGAAGCGGCGGCGCGGCGCCAGGGGCTCGCTTTTATATCTCTGCAGCAGGAGCATTTTGATCTGGCTATGCGCCGGCGCCACTATTTTGATCCGGCCATGCAGAGGCTGCTGGCGTTTGCCGGTAGCGAGCGCTTCGTCCAGCGCGCCGAGGCGTTGGGCGGTTACGACATCACCGAGTTGGGGCATGTCGTATATAACGCGTGA
- a CDS encoding putative sulfate/molybdate transporter, with product MPLNPKDSVKEVSGALGDIGTLLPLSLGAIGVAGLPPIPVLLGFAAFYIATGLYYRLPMPVQPMRAVAALLLTTEVTSQSLVASGVLAAGDVHAGVPSTGAYDHQCHRTDRLGGWGLLR from the coding sequence ATGCCCTTAAACCCGAAAGATTCTGTGAAGGAGGTCAGCGGGGCGCTGGGTGATATCGGTACCCTGCTGCCACTGAGTCTGGGGGCAATTGGCGTGGCAGGGTTGCCACCGATACCCGTACTGCTGGGGTTTGCCGCGTTCTACATTGCAACGGGGTTGTACTATCGGCTGCCGATGCCGGTACAACCCATGAGAGCGGTTGCTGCGTTGTTGCTGACCACCGAGGTGACGTCCCAGAGCCTGGTCGCCAGCGGTGTGCTGGCAGCAGGCGATGTCCATGCTGGTGTTCCCTCAACTGGCGCTTACGATCACCAATGCCATCGTACTGACCGCCTTGGTGGTTGGGGATTACTTCGGTGA